From a region of the Rhinolophus sinicus isolate RSC01 linkage group LG04, ASM3656204v1, whole genome shotgun sequence genome:
- the FAM78A gene encoding protein FAM78A isoform X2, which yields MSVYCLAPGRSSWELPDLQEGKIEAISDSDGVNYPWYGNTTETCTIVGPTKRDSKFIISMNDNFYPSVTWAVPVSESNVAKLTSIYRNQSFTTWLVATNTSTNDMIILQTLHWHMQLDIEVNPSRPLGQRARLREPIAQDQPKILSKNEPIPPNALVKPNANDAQVLMWRPKYGQPLVVIPPKHR from the exons ATGTCTGTTTACTGTCTGGCCCCTGGGAG GTCCAGCTGGGAGCTGCCGGACCTCCAGGAGGGCAAGATCGAGGCCATCAGCGACTCGGACGGAGTGAACTACCCCTGGTACGGCAACACCACGGAGACATGCACCATCGTGGGTCCCACCAAGAGAGACTCCAAGTTCATCATCAGTATGAATGACAACTTCTACCCTAGCGTCACGTGGGCCGTGCCCGTCAGCGAGAGCAATGTGGCCAAGCTGACCAGCATCTACCGGAACCAGAGCTTCACCACGTGGCTGGTGGCCACCAACACCTCCACCAACGACATGATCATTTTGCAGACGCTGCACTGGCATATGCAGCTCGACATAGAGGTGAACCCGAGCCGGCCCCTGGGCCAGCGCGCACGGCTGCGGGAGCCCATCGCCCAGGACCAGCCCAAGATCCTGAGCAAGAACGAGCCGATCCCGCCCAACGCCCTGGTGAAGCCCAATGCCAACGACGCCCAGGTCCTCATGTGGCGGCCCAAGTACGGGCAGCCGCTGGTGGTGATTCCGCCCAAGCACCGGTAG
- the FAM78A gene encoding protein FAM78A isoform X1, whose protein sequence is MPSFLWDCWPSLEIREVLCAMGCIQSIGGKTRVFREGITVIDVKASIDPIPTSIDESSSVVLRYRTPHFRASAQVVMPPIPKKETWIIGWIQACSHMEFYNQYGEQGMSSWELPDLQEGKIEAISDSDGVNYPWYGNTTETCTIVGPTKRDSKFIISMNDNFYPSVTWAVPVSESNVAKLTSIYRNQSFTTWLVATNTSTNDMIILQTLHWHMQLDIEVNPSRPLGQRARLREPIAQDQPKILSKNEPIPPNALVKPNANDAQVLMWRPKYGQPLVVIPPKHR, encoded by the exons ATGCCCAGTTTTCTCTGGGACTGCTGGCCTTCCCTGGAGATCAGAGAGGTACTGTGTGCCATGGGCTGTATTCAGAGCATCGGGGGCAAAACCAGAGTCTTCCGGGAAGGTATCACGGTGATTGATGTGAAAGCCTCTATCGACCCCATCCCCACCAGCATTGATGAGTCCTCCAGCGTGGTGCTCCGCTACCGGACACCCCACTTCCGTGCCTCCGCCCAGGTGGTCATGCCGCCCATCCCCAAGAAGGAGACCTGGATAATTGGCTGGATCCAGGCATGCAGCCACATGGAGTTCTACAACCAGTATGGGGAGCAGGGCAT GTCCAGCTGGGAGCTGCCGGACCTCCAGGAGGGCAAGATCGAGGCCATCAGCGACTCGGACGGAGTGAACTACCCCTGGTACGGCAACACCACGGAGACATGCACCATCGTGGGTCCCACCAAGAGAGACTCCAAGTTCATCATCAGTATGAATGACAACTTCTACCCTAGCGTCACGTGGGCCGTGCCCGTCAGCGAGAGCAATGTGGCCAAGCTGACCAGCATCTACCGGAACCAGAGCTTCACCACGTGGCTGGTGGCCACCAACACCTCCACCAACGACATGATCATTTTGCAGACGCTGCACTGGCATATGCAGCTCGACATAGAGGTGAACCCGAGCCGGCCCCTGGGCCAGCGCGCACGGCTGCGGGAGCCCATCGCCCAGGACCAGCCCAAGATCCTGAGCAAGAACGAGCCGATCCCGCCCAACGCCCTGGTGAAGCCCAATGCCAACGACGCCCAGGTCCTCATGTGGCGGCCCAAGTACGGGCAGCCGCTGGTGGTGATTCCGCCCAAGCACCGGTAG
- the FAM78A gene encoding protein FAM78A isoform X3, which translates to MNDNFYPSVTWAVPVSESNVAKLTSIYRNQSFTTWLVATNTSTNDMIILQTLHWHMQLDIEVNPSRPLGQRARLREPIAQDQPKILSKNEPIPPNALVKPNANDAQVLMWRPKYGQPLVVIPPKHR; encoded by the coding sequence ATGAATGACAACTTCTACCCTAGCGTCACGTGGGCCGTGCCCGTCAGCGAGAGCAATGTGGCCAAGCTGACCAGCATCTACCGGAACCAGAGCTTCACCACGTGGCTGGTGGCCACCAACACCTCCACCAACGACATGATCATTTTGCAGACGCTGCACTGGCATATGCAGCTCGACATAGAGGTGAACCCGAGCCGGCCCCTGGGCCAGCGCGCACGGCTGCGGGAGCCCATCGCCCAGGACCAGCCCAAGATCCTGAGCAAGAACGAGCCGATCCCGCCCAACGCCCTGGTGAAGCCCAATGCCAACGACGCCCAGGTCCTCATGTGGCGGCCCAAGTACGGGCAGCCGCTGGTGGTGATTCCGCCCAAGCACCGGTAG